A stretch of the Vigna radiata var. radiata cultivar VC1973A chromosome 7, Vradiata_ver6, whole genome shotgun sequence genome encodes the following:
- the LOC106768169 gene encoding autophagy-related protein 2 isoform X1, with product MFPWRNFAKSAEATFSRWALKRVCKFFLKKKLGQFILGDLDLDQLDVQLSEGTIQLSDLALNVDFVNTKFGKKSSIMIKEGSIGYLLIKMPWSGKGCEVEVNGLELVVSPCLDKMSTSEDETCGMDNSNNHHHGYSSTRTEHGISDDAEKLASMDVHEGVKTIAKMIKWLLTSFHVTVTNVIVAFDPSVDNVENKTHCHHTLVLQISEIQCGTSLSEDADLNVDVLGISQLTNFVKFHGAVIELLQIDNEDFYFQHESSAGCDEPVLGSNIATCPVMTGNKGGFSGSIKLSIPWKNGSLDICKVDAVAHVDPIVLRFQPSSIKWLLQSWETLKNLNKNGKGCTNHNVRGSAQLNSTLLRHSSTSVSIGSASSEIITADGSLSAEYASLIQPETLAEDLLPAANVISDWVPLSTHTSHNKDGIQELDFGASVDQFFECFDGMRNSQSALGNSGMWNWTYSVFSAITAASSLASGSLHIPSEQQHMETNFSATFAGVSVVLSCCVDEQKKFSDTEIGHKDGLQIDYLGAECNNIVFALQVCPQGMTLDAKVRHIEVANFWNIGVDAKNQTALVQHLQAKVLDALPSSTCYNIDSHSLIGSVATDFPFGNNDCLLKVTLFRTFGVMNCKFSVQSSSSDGCLIGNTSFSLSLPPFSFWVIFSVINVLMNLLKEVEKSLGMHNKEKEILSEALDIKCAPSQSNMKEGSSPCVISFSPTQCLHGDISISNARVILCFPFERDGDHNNSFPWEQFIALDFTSSSPLNNGCAPVYSQSSNASSKKRFPSVSAQSLQLSFCDLDIYLITSSNENGGIISYDVQNEKFSASCFFSIFHRRGCFSVFRVVLQEGKVTGPWIAKKARLFANSEQTRGKEDTGRRGDEFVSVSTVKDLEEWKSQTQQEMILSSSFLIHVHLSQLVINMNYSQYKGIHHLLHQTLNALTCAASKQANVEKESSVSQSSVFLECDSLEILIDRDTSERTKSSIKSELPGIWCQFRLKVQQFEVLSVTNTGGIKAANFFRLAHGEGKLWGSVTGLPDHEFLLITCSNSVVKRGDGGGSNTLSSKFAGSEVICLSDPEISVAVTSITVSCGTVIAVGGRLDWFNAISSFFCLPASNTEGIGDHSVLKEEHNNSHTTYFALCLIDIALSYEPYLKNPAVQSELNSESSCSFIKEDMSEQCVSCLLAASSLTLSNSSSADTVENVFQIRVHDLGLLLHLISELNSMSDIYSVEHLQKSGYVKVSQEAFMEAILKTNCTSSLLWELELSKSHVNLETCYDTTAGLIRLAAQLQQLFAPDVEESIVHLQNRWHNVQKAQQRNELKIENKNCRFDSMSAISEQCSPHTFSMDGSRIAGWMDEICEDAFKVNNNNTPQSYPFESGIPLDGSLIEVGQMNLHKPEVLSHELTLTEPVSVPGPEGSDTSFLQEGCFPEIIESYCLSDLRPLSELSLGIHCDELSRHKLRNVEHKEIERGSGRWYGGTSLKVLENHIAEENKQPGMKKAVDHQGMLSSDDSSTHGETCGRVILKKIDIRWRMYGGSDWLDPEKSGQHSGRDTSICMELALSGLKFQYDIYPVGGLHVSKMSVSVKDFYLYDRSHDAPWKLVLGYYHSKGHPRESFSKAFKLDLDAVRPDPLTPLEEYRLNVTILPLLLHLHQRQLDFFVDFFGRKNTLKGQFPNSSQDLEGSKSLLEKTKQDKGHVFHSVAPEALLPYFQKLDIWPILVRVDYSPTHVDLAALRNGKYVELVNLVPWKGIELNLKHVHASGVYGWASVCETAVGDWLEDISQNQIHKILRGLPTVRSLIAVGAGAAKLVSSPVESYKKERRVLKGVQRGTIAFLRSISLEAVGLGVHLAAGAHDILLQAEYILSSIPSPVPLPVKDKIKTDVRSNQPKDAQEGIQQAYESLSDGLGKSAAVLVQSPLKKFQRGSGAGPALAAAVRAVPAAAIAPASACASAVHCALLGFRNSLDPERKKESMEKYCPAQPWEED from the exons TTTGGTAAGAAATCATCCATAATGATCAAAGAAGGTTCAATTGGCTACCTGTTGATTAAAATGCCTTGGAGTGGTAAAGGTTGTGAGGTTGAAGTGAATGGGCTTGAATTAGTAGTTTCTCCATGCTTAGATAAAATGTCAACAAGTGAAGATGAAACATGTGGCATGGATAATAGTAATAACCATCACCATGGATACAGCTCAACGAGGACTGAACACGGAATATCAGATGATGCTGAGAAGTTGGCTTCAATGGATGTTCACGAAGGTGTGAAAACCATTGCAAAAATGATAAAGTGGTTGCTCACAAGCTTCCATGTTACAGTAACAAATGTAATTGTTGCATTTGATCCATCTGTAGATAATGTAGAAAATAAGACACATTGTCATCATACCTTAGTTCTTCAGATTTCTGAAATACAATGCGGAACTAGTCTGTCTGAAGATGCTGATTTGAATGTTGATGTCCTTGGCATAAGCCAGCTAACAAACTTTGTAAAGTTTCATGGAGCAGTTATTGAGCTTCTCCAAATAGATAATGAGGATTTCTACTTTCAGCATGAATCAAGTGCAGGATGTGATGAACCTGTTTTGGGGTCAAATATAGCAACATGTCCAGTCATGACCGGGAACAAAGGTGGATTTAGTGGAAGTATAAAATTAAGTATTCCTTGGAAGAATGGCTCCTTGGACATTTGCAAGgtggatgcagttgctcatgtTGATCCCATAGTGTTAAGATTTCAGCCCAGCTCTATTAAATGGCTATTGCAATCATGGGAAACTCTTAAGAATCTGAATAAGAATGGAAAAGGTTGCACAAATCACAATGTAAGAGGATCTGCCCAGTTAAATTCTACATTGTTACGGCATTCATCAACTTCAGTTTCTATTGGCAGTGCTTCCAGTGAGATTATAACTGCCGATGGCAGTTTGTCAGCTGAATATGCTTCTTTGATCCAACCTGAAACCCTTGCTGAAGATTTACTTCCTGCAGCTAATGTTATATCTGATTGGGTACCATTATCTACTCATACCAGTCACAATAAGGATGGTATTCAAGAACTTGATTTTGGGGCAAG TGTGGACCAGTTTTTTGAATGTTTTGATGGAATGAGAAATTCTCAATCAGCTTTAGGAAACAGTGGAATGTGGAATTGGACATATTCAGTTTTTAGTGCTATTACTGCTGCATCCAGCCTTGCTTCTGGATCTTTGCATATTCCATCTG AACAGCAACATATGGAAACCAATTTCAGCGCAACTTTTGCTGGAGTATCTGTTGTTTTGTCTTGCTGTGTTGATGAACAGAAGAAATTTTCTGACACTGAAATTGGTCACAAGGATGGGTTACAAATTGATTATCTTGGTGCAGAGTGCAACAACATCGTTTTTGCTTTGCAG GTATGCCCTCAAGGCATGACTCTAGATGCAAAGGTGAGGCATATAGAAGTTGCTAATTTTTGGAACATTGGAGTTGATGCTAAAAATCAAACTGCTTTGGTTCAACACCTACAAGCTAAGGTCCTCGATGCTCTCCCTTCTTCTACCTGTTACAATATAGATTCACATTCATTAATTGGGTCTGTTGCGACAGATTTTCCATTTGGAAACAATGATTGTTTGTTGAAAGTTACACTGTTTAGAACTTTTGGTGTCATGAATTGCAAATTCTCTGTGCAATCAAGTTCATCTGATGGTTGTCTCATAGGAAACACATCATTCTCACTGAGCTTGCCCCCGTTTAGTTTTTGGGTAATCTTTTCAGTAATTAATGTGCTCATGAATCTGCTAAAAGAAGTTGAGAAATCACTTGGGATGCataacaaagaaaaggaaattctATCTGAAGCCTTAGATATCAAGTGTGCACCATCTCAGAGTAATATGAAGGAAGGTTCTAGTCCCTGTGTGATATCTTTCTCCCCAACACAGTGCTTGCATGGTGATATATCAATATCTAATGCAAGAGtgatattgtgttttcctttTGAAAGGGATGGAGATCATAACAATTCATTTCCCTGGGAACAGTTCATTGCTCTTGATTTTACTTCATCATCACCTTTGAACAATGGATGTGCTCCAGTTTATAGTCAAAGTTCAAATGCAAGTTcgaagaaaagatttccttcAGTATCTGCTCAATCTCTTCAATTGAGTTTCTGTGATCTTGACATCTACTTGATCACATCAAGTAATGAGAATGGTGGAATCATCTCCTATGATGTGCAGAATGAGAAATTTTCTGCTAGCtgcttcttttctatttttcatagAAGAGGATGTTTCTCTGTTTTTCGTGTTGTTTTGCAAGAGGGTAAAGTTACTGGTCCTTGGATTGCTAAGAAAGCCAGATTATTTGCTAATTCAGAGCAAACTAGGGGCAAAGAGGACACTGGAAGAAGGGGGGACGAGTTTGTGTCTGTATCAACAGTGAAAGATCTGGAAGAATGGAAGTCTCAAACTCAACAAGagatgattttaagctcatccTTTCTCATACATGTCCATCTATCTCAACTTGTGATTAATATGAATTATTCTCAATATAAAGGCATACATCATCTTCTACATCAGACACTGAATGCATTGACATGTGCGGCTTCTAAGCAAGCCAATGTTGAAAAGGAATCTtctgtgtcacaatcatcagtaTTTTTGGAATGTGATTCTCTTGAAATTCTTATTGATAGGGATACATCTGAGAGAACCAAAAGTTCAATCAAGAGTGAACTTCCTGGAATTTGGTGTCAGTTCAGGCTGAAGGTTCAACAGTTTGAGGTGCTATCGGTCACCAATACTGGTGGCATTAAGGCTGCAAATTTCTTCCGGTTAGCTCATGGTGAAGGCAAGTTGTGGGGGTCTGTCACTGGACTTCCTGATCATGAGTTTCTTCTGATTACTTGTAGCAACTCCGTTGTGAAAAGAGGTGATGGAGGAGGTTCTAATACATTATCTTCCAAATTTGCTGGTTCTGAAGTAATTTGTCTCTCTGATCCTGAGATTTCCGTCGCTGTGACATCCATTACGGTCAGCTGTGGTACGGTTATTGCTGTAGGTGGTCGTTTGGATTGGTTTAATGcaatttcatcctttttctgTTTGCCTGCTTCTAATACCGAAGGTATAGGAGATCATAGTGTTTTAAAGGAGGAACATAATAACTCTCACACAACTTATTTTGCTTTGTGCTTGATCGATATTGCTTTAAGCTATGAGCCTTATCTGAAGAATCCTGCAGTTCAGAGTGAACTGAATTCAGAGTCTAGCTGTTCATTTATCAAAGAAGATATGAGTGAACAATGTGTTTCCTGTTTGTTGGCCGCATCCAGCTTAACTCTTTCAAATTCATCTTCAGCGGACACAGTTGAAAATGTTTTCCAAATTCGAGTGCATGACTTGGGGCTTCTACTTCATTTAATTTCGGAACTGAATTCTATGTCTGACATTTATAGTGTTGAACATCTTCAAAAATCTGGTTATGTTAAAGTTTCTCAGGAGGCTTTTATGGAggcaattttgaaaacaaactGTACTAGCAGTCTTCTTTGGGAACTGGAATTATCTAAATCTCATGTTAATTTGGAAACTTGCTATGACACGACTGCTGGTCTGATTCGTTTGGCTGCCCAACTTCAGCAATTATTTGCTCCTGACGTGGAGGAATCTATCGTGCATTTGCAGAATAGGTGGCATAATGTTCAAAAGGCACAGCAAAGGAAcgaattaaaaattgaaaacaagaaTTGCAGATTTGACTCAATGTCTGCAATATCTGAACAATGCTCCCCTCATACATTTTCAATGGATGGATCTAGAATAGCTGGCTGGATGGATGAAATATGTGAAGATGCATTTAAAGTAAACAACAATAATACACCCCAATCTTATCCTTTTGAATCAGGGATTCCACTTGACGGAAGCTTAATTGAAGTTGGTCAGATGAATTTGCATAAGCCTGAAGTTCTTTCTCATGAACTAACTTTGACTGAGCCAGTGAGTGTGCCTGGACCTGAAGGTAGTGATACTTCATTTCTGCAAGAGGGTTGTTTTCCAGAGATTATAGAAAGCTATTGTTTGTCTGACTTGCGCCCTCTCTCAGAGCTATCTTTAGGTATTCATTGTGATGAGCTTTCTAGACACAAACTGAGGAATGTGGAACATAAAGAGATTGAAAGAGGAAGTGGTAGATGGTATGGAGGAACCTCTCTGAAAGTATTAGAAAACCACATTGCAGAGGAAAACAAACAACCTGGAATGAAAAAGGCTGTAGATCATCAAGGCATGCTTTCATCTGATGATAGTTCAACACATGGTGAGACTTGTGGACGTGTAATTCTTAAGAAAATTGATATAAGATGGAGAATGTATGGTGGTTCTGACTGGCTTGACCCTGAGAAAAGTGGGCAGCATTCTGGGAGAGACACATCTATTTGCATGGAACTTGCATTGTCTGGGTTGAAATTTCAGTATGATATATATCCAGTTGGTGGACTACATGTATCTAAGATGTCTGTGTCTGTTAAAGATTTTTATCTGTATGACAGAAGCCATGATGCACCTTGGAAACTg GTATTAGGATATTATCACTCAAAAGGTCATCCTAGGGAATCATTTTCGAAAGCATTTAAATTGGACTTGGATGCAGTTAGACCAGATCCTCTTACTCCCCTCGAGGAGTACAG GTTAAATGTTACTATTTTACCTCTGCTTTTACATCTCCATCAGCGCCAGCTTGATTTTTTTGTTGACTTCTTTGGGAGAAAAAACACATTGAAGGGTCAGTTTCCTAATAGTTCTCAAGATTTGGAGGGTTCAAAATCATTGCTTGAGAAGACTAAGCAAGATAAAGGTCATGTATTTCATTCAGTTGCACCAGAGGCACTGCTTCCCTACTTCCAG AAGCTAGATATATGGCCTATTCTTGTTCGGGTGGATTACAGTCCAACTCATGTAGATCTAGCAGCCTTAAGGAATGGAAAGTATGTAGAGCTTGTAAATCTTGTCCCTTGGAAG GGGATTGAGCTTAACCTCAAACATGTTCATGCCTCTGGCGTCTACGGTTGGGCCAGTGTATGTGAAACTGCTGTAGGGGATTGGTTGGAAGATATATCTCAGAATCAG ATTCATAAAATACTCCGGGGTCTTCCTACTGTACGATCATTGATTGCAGTTGGGGCTGGTGCTGCTAAGCTGGTTTCATCACCAGTAGAGAGCTACAAGAAGGAGCGGAGAGTGCTCAAGGGTGTGCAGAGGG GTACAATTGCATTTCTTCGAAGTATTTCTCTTGAAGCTGTGGGACTTGGTGTTCATCTAGCTGCGGGAGCCCACGACATTCTCCTCCAAGCAGAGTATATTCTTTCAAGCATACCTTCTCCAGTTCCACTGCCtgtaaaagacaaaataaaaacagatgttAGATCCAATCAACCTAAAGATGCCCAAGAAGGAATTCAACAG GCTTATGAGAGCCTTAGTGATGGCTTGGGAAAATCTGCTGCCGTGTTAGTTCAGAGTCCCTTAAAAAAATTTCAGCGAGGTTCAGGTGCTGGACCTGCTTTGGCTGCTGCTGTTCGAGCTGTTCCTGCTGCTGCTATAGCCCCCGCTTCAGCTTGTGCAAGTGCTGTACACTGTGCTCTTCTTGGATTCAGAAATAG CCTAGATCCAGAACGTAAAAAGGAGTCCATGGAGAAATATTGTCCAGCACAACCCTGGGAAGAAGACTGA
- the LOC106768169 gene encoding autophagy-related protein 2 isoform X2, with protein MFPWRNFAKSAEATFSRWALKRVCKFFLKKKLGQFILGDLDLDQLDVQLSEGTIQLSDLALNVDFVNTKFGKKSSIMIKEGSIGYLLIKMPWSGKGCEVEVNGLELVVSPCLDKMSTSEDETCGMDNSNNHHHGYSSTRTEHGISDDAEKLASMDVHEGVKTIAKMIKWLLTSFHVTVTNVIVAFDPSVDNVENKTHCHHTLVLQISEIQCGTSLSEDADLNVDVLGISQLTNFVKFHGAVIELLQIDNEDFYFQHESSAGCDEPVLGSNIATCPVMTGNKGGFSGSIKLSIPWKNGSLDICKVDAVAHVDPIVLRFQPSSIKWLLQSWETLKNLNKNGKGCTNHNVRGSAQLNSTLLRHSSTSVSIGSASSEIITADGSLSAEYASLIQPETLAEDLLPAANVISDWVPLSTHTSHNKDGIQELDFGASVDQFFECFDGMRNSQSALGNSGMWNWTYSVFSAITAASSLASGSLHIPSEQQHMETNFSATFAGVSVVLSCCVDEQKKFSDTEIGHKDGLQIDYLGAECNNIVFALQVCPQGMTLDAKVRHIEVANFWNIGVDAKNQTALVQHLQAKVLDALPSSTCYNIDSHSLIGSVATDFPFGNNDCLLKVTLFRTFGVMNCKFSVQSSSSDGCLIGNTSFSLSLPPFSFWVIFSVINVLMNLLKEVEKSLGMHNKEKEILSEALDIKCAPSQSNMKEGSSPCVISFSPTQCLHGDISISNARVILCFPFERDGDHNNSFPWEQFIALDFTSSSPLNNGCAPVYSQSSNASSKKRFPSVSAQSLQLSFCDLDIYLITSSNENGGIISYDVQNEKFSASCFFSIFHRRGCFSVFRVVLQEGKVTGPWIAKKARLFANSEQTRGKEDTGRRGDEFVSVSTVKDLEEWKSQTQQEMILSSSFLIHVHLSQLVINMNYSQYKGIHHLLHQTLNALTCAASKQANVEKESSVSQSSVFLECDSLEILIDRDTSERTKSSIKSELPGIWCQFRLKVQQFEVLSVTNTGGIKAANFFRLAHGEGKLWGSVTGLPDHEFLLITCSNSVVKRGDGGGSNTLSSKFAGSEVICLSDPEISVAVTSITVSCGTVIAVGGRLDWFNAISSFFCLPASNTEGIGDHSVLKEEHNNSHTTYFALCLIDIALSYEPYLKNPAVQSELNSESSCSFIKEDMSEQCVSCLLAASSLTLSNSSSADTVENVFQIRVHDLGLLLHLISELNSMSDIYSVEHLQKSGYVKVSQEAFMEAILKTNCTSSLLWELELSKSHVNLETCYDTTAGLIRLAAQLQQLFAPDVEESIVHLQNRWHNVQKAQQRNELKIENKNCRFDSMSAISEQCSPHTFSMDGSRIAGWMDEICEDAFKVNNNNTPQSYPFESGIPLDGSLIEVGQMNLHKPEVLSHELTLTEPVSVPGPEGSDTSFLQEGCFPEIIESYCLSDLRPLSELSLGIHCDELSRHKLRNVEHKEIERGSGRWYGGTSLKVLENHIAEENKQPGMKKAVDHQGMLSSDDSSTHGETCGRVILKKIDIRWRMYGGSDWLDPEKSGQHSGRDTSICMELALSGLKFQYDIYPVGGLHVSKMSVSVKDFYLYDRSHDAPWKLVKCYYFTSAFTSPSAPA; from the exons TTTGGTAAGAAATCATCCATAATGATCAAAGAAGGTTCAATTGGCTACCTGTTGATTAAAATGCCTTGGAGTGGTAAAGGTTGTGAGGTTGAAGTGAATGGGCTTGAATTAGTAGTTTCTCCATGCTTAGATAAAATGTCAACAAGTGAAGATGAAACATGTGGCATGGATAATAGTAATAACCATCACCATGGATACAGCTCAACGAGGACTGAACACGGAATATCAGATGATGCTGAGAAGTTGGCTTCAATGGATGTTCACGAAGGTGTGAAAACCATTGCAAAAATGATAAAGTGGTTGCTCACAAGCTTCCATGTTACAGTAACAAATGTAATTGTTGCATTTGATCCATCTGTAGATAATGTAGAAAATAAGACACATTGTCATCATACCTTAGTTCTTCAGATTTCTGAAATACAATGCGGAACTAGTCTGTCTGAAGATGCTGATTTGAATGTTGATGTCCTTGGCATAAGCCAGCTAACAAACTTTGTAAAGTTTCATGGAGCAGTTATTGAGCTTCTCCAAATAGATAATGAGGATTTCTACTTTCAGCATGAATCAAGTGCAGGATGTGATGAACCTGTTTTGGGGTCAAATATAGCAACATGTCCAGTCATGACCGGGAACAAAGGTGGATTTAGTGGAAGTATAAAATTAAGTATTCCTTGGAAGAATGGCTCCTTGGACATTTGCAAGgtggatgcagttgctcatgtTGATCCCATAGTGTTAAGATTTCAGCCCAGCTCTATTAAATGGCTATTGCAATCATGGGAAACTCTTAAGAATCTGAATAAGAATGGAAAAGGTTGCACAAATCACAATGTAAGAGGATCTGCCCAGTTAAATTCTACATTGTTACGGCATTCATCAACTTCAGTTTCTATTGGCAGTGCTTCCAGTGAGATTATAACTGCCGATGGCAGTTTGTCAGCTGAATATGCTTCTTTGATCCAACCTGAAACCCTTGCTGAAGATTTACTTCCTGCAGCTAATGTTATATCTGATTGGGTACCATTATCTACTCATACCAGTCACAATAAGGATGGTATTCAAGAACTTGATTTTGGGGCAAG TGTGGACCAGTTTTTTGAATGTTTTGATGGAATGAGAAATTCTCAATCAGCTTTAGGAAACAGTGGAATGTGGAATTGGACATATTCAGTTTTTAGTGCTATTACTGCTGCATCCAGCCTTGCTTCTGGATCTTTGCATATTCCATCTG AACAGCAACATATGGAAACCAATTTCAGCGCAACTTTTGCTGGAGTATCTGTTGTTTTGTCTTGCTGTGTTGATGAACAGAAGAAATTTTCTGACACTGAAATTGGTCACAAGGATGGGTTACAAATTGATTATCTTGGTGCAGAGTGCAACAACATCGTTTTTGCTTTGCAG GTATGCCCTCAAGGCATGACTCTAGATGCAAAGGTGAGGCATATAGAAGTTGCTAATTTTTGGAACATTGGAGTTGATGCTAAAAATCAAACTGCTTTGGTTCAACACCTACAAGCTAAGGTCCTCGATGCTCTCCCTTCTTCTACCTGTTACAATATAGATTCACATTCATTAATTGGGTCTGTTGCGACAGATTTTCCATTTGGAAACAATGATTGTTTGTTGAAAGTTACACTGTTTAGAACTTTTGGTGTCATGAATTGCAAATTCTCTGTGCAATCAAGTTCATCTGATGGTTGTCTCATAGGAAACACATCATTCTCACTGAGCTTGCCCCCGTTTAGTTTTTGGGTAATCTTTTCAGTAATTAATGTGCTCATGAATCTGCTAAAAGAAGTTGAGAAATCACTTGGGATGCataacaaagaaaaggaaattctATCTGAAGCCTTAGATATCAAGTGTGCACCATCTCAGAGTAATATGAAGGAAGGTTCTAGTCCCTGTGTGATATCTTTCTCCCCAACACAGTGCTTGCATGGTGATATATCAATATCTAATGCAAGAGtgatattgtgttttcctttTGAAAGGGATGGAGATCATAACAATTCATTTCCCTGGGAACAGTTCATTGCTCTTGATTTTACTTCATCATCACCTTTGAACAATGGATGTGCTCCAGTTTATAGTCAAAGTTCAAATGCAAGTTcgaagaaaagatttccttcAGTATCTGCTCAATCTCTTCAATTGAGTTTCTGTGATCTTGACATCTACTTGATCACATCAAGTAATGAGAATGGTGGAATCATCTCCTATGATGTGCAGAATGAGAAATTTTCTGCTAGCtgcttcttttctatttttcatagAAGAGGATGTTTCTCTGTTTTTCGTGTTGTTTTGCAAGAGGGTAAAGTTACTGGTCCTTGGATTGCTAAGAAAGCCAGATTATTTGCTAATTCAGAGCAAACTAGGGGCAAAGAGGACACTGGAAGAAGGGGGGACGAGTTTGTGTCTGTATCAACAGTGAAAGATCTGGAAGAATGGAAGTCTCAAACTCAACAAGagatgattttaagctcatccTTTCTCATACATGTCCATCTATCTCAACTTGTGATTAATATGAATTATTCTCAATATAAAGGCATACATCATCTTCTACATCAGACACTGAATGCATTGACATGTGCGGCTTCTAAGCAAGCCAATGTTGAAAAGGAATCTtctgtgtcacaatcatcagtaTTTTTGGAATGTGATTCTCTTGAAATTCTTATTGATAGGGATACATCTGAGAGAACCAAAAGTTCAATCAAGAGTGAACTTCCTGGAATTTGGTGTCAGTTCAGGCTGAAGGTTCAACAGTTTGAGGTGCTATCGGTCACCAATACTGGTGGCATTAAGGCTGCAAATTTCTTCCGGTTAGCTCATGGTGAAGGCAAGTTGTGGGGGTCTGTCACTGGACTTCCTGATCATGAGTTTCTTCTGATTACTTGTAGCAACTCCGTTGTGAAAAGAGGTGATGGAGGAGGTTCTAATACATTATCTTCCAAATTTGCTGGTTCTGAAGTAATTTGTCTCTCTGATCCTGAGATTTCCGTCGCTGTGACATCCATTACGGTCAGCTGTGGTACGGTTATTGCTGTAGGTGGTCGTTTGGATTGGTTTAATGcaatttcatcctttttctgTTTGCCTGCTTCTAATACCGAAGGTATAGGAGATCATAGTGTTTTAAAGGAGGAACATAATAACTCTCACACAACTTATTTTGCTTTGTGCTTGATCGATATTGCTTTAAGCTATGAGCCTTATCTGAAGAATCCTGCAGTTCAGAGTGAACTGAATTCAGAGTCTAGCTGTTCATTTATCAAAGAAGATATGAGTGAACAATGTGTTTCCTGTTTGTTGGCCGCATCCAGCTTAACTCTTTCAAATTCATCTTCAGCGGACACAGTTGAAAATGTTTTCCAAATTCGAGTGCATGACTTGGGGCTTCTACTTCATTTAATTTCGGAACTGAATTCTATGTCTGACATTTATAGTGTTGAACATCTTCAAAAATCTGGTTATGTTAAAGTTTCTCAGGAGGCTTTTATGGAggcaattttgaaaacaaactGTACTAGCAGTCTTCTTTGGGAACTGGAATTATCTAAATCTCATGTTAATTTGGAAACTTGCTATGACACGACTGCTGGTCTGATTCGTTTGGCTGCCCAACTTCAGCAATTATTTGCTCCTGACGTGGAGGAATCTATCGTGCATTTGCAGAATAGGTGGCATAATGTTCAAAAGGCACAGCAAAGGAAcgaattaaaaattgaaaacaagaaTTGCAGATTTGACTCAATGTCTGCAATATCTGAACAATGCTCCCCTCATACATTTTCAATGGATGGATCTAGAATAGCTGGCTGGATGGATGAAATATGTGAAGATGCATTTAAAGTAAACAACAATAATACACCCCAATCTTATCCTTTTGAATCAGGGATTCCACTTGACGGAAGCTTAATTGAAGTTGGTCAGATGAATTTGCATAAGCCTGAAGTTCTTTCTCATGAACTAACTTTGACTGAGCCAGTGAGTGTGCCTGGACCTGAAGGTAGTGATACTTCATTTCTGCAAGAGGGTTGTTTTCCAGAGATTATAGAAAGCTATTGTTTGTCTGACTTGCGCCCTCTCTCAGAGCTATCTTTAGGTATTCATTGTGATGAGCTTTCTAGACACAAACTGAGGAATGTGGAACATAAAGAGATTGAAAGAGGAAGTGGTAGATGGTATGGAGGAACCTCTCTGAAAGTATTAGAAAACCACATTGCAGAGGAAAACAAACAACCTGGAATGAAAAAGGCTGTAGATCATCAAGGCATGCTTTCATCTGATGATAGTTCAACACATGGTGAGACTTGTGGACGTGTAATTCTTAAGAAAATTGATATAAGATGGAGAATGTATGGTGGTTCTGACTGGCTTGACCCTGAGAAAAGTGGGCAGCATTCTGGGAGAGACACATCTATTTGCATGGAACTTGCATTGTCTGGGTTGAAATTTCAGTATGATATATATCCAGTTGGTGGACTACATGTATCTAAGATGTCTGTGTCTGTTAAAGATTTTTATCTGTATGACAGAAGCCATGATGCACCTTGGAAACTg GTTAAATGTTACTATTTTACCTCTGCTTTTACATCTCCATCAGCGCCAGCTTGA
- the LOC106768081 gene encoding uncharacterized protein LOC106768081, translating into MDPRISFSYDFVVSQQAIKHENIYTEDPVSSDFEFSVKNNSMISADEAFFQGMLLPLKSSDCSKKVTLRDELLANDDYEEELARIPKSSSRWKERLGLRRVSSKKDKNNKNDGFQQRVGNEKGFTSGQGDKTVT; encoded by the coding sequence ATGGACCCCAGAATCTCCTTCTCCTATGATTTTGTGGTTTCCCAGCAGGCAATCAAGCATGAAAATATATACACAGAAGATCCTGTCTCTTCGGATTTTGAATTCTCTGTGAAGAACAATTCTATGATATCAGCAGATGAAGCTTTTTTCCAGGGCATGCTGTTGCCTCTGAAGAGTAGTGACTGCTCCAAGAAGGTGACTTTGAGGGATGAGTTGCTTGCTAACGATGACTATGAAGAGGAGTTAGCAAGAATACCAAAGAGTTCAAGTCGGTGGAAGGAGCGATTAGGCCTCAGGAGGGTTTCATCTAAGAAAGATAAGAACAACAAGAATGATGGATTTCAGCAGAGAGTTGGTAATGAAAAAGGGTTTACTTCGGGACAAGGAGACAAGACTGTTACCTAA